The nucleotide sequence GCGCAAACGGAGCTTACCAGCATGTCGCGGGTGAGACAGAAACCCTGGAATTGGCGCCGGACGCCGATGCGTTCCGTGAGGTGATTCAGCCTCGCAGCACGCTGCGGGTCTTGCTGGCGTGGATCGCCGTTGCAGGCGTGATCGCGGGCATCGCTTACTGGAGCTGGCTGCAGCGGCGCGAGCTTGTGGAGCTTGCGGGTTTGGTGGCGCCCCAGCCGGAAGGCCAACCGGTTGCCGGCAGCATGCCGGCGGCACCCCCGGCGGCATCCCCGGCGGCACCCCCGGCGGCACCGACTCCCCCCCCGGCGGCCAAGCGCGTCCCGCCCGACGTTCCGCCGGTGGCCGCTGGGGAAGCGCGCCAGGCCTGGCAGGACGCGCGTCGGCTGCGAGAGGCTGGACAGCTGGAGGATGCGCTGATCGCACTAGAACGGGCAGCGGAGTACGAAGGTCAGGGCCGGCTGGATGCGGAGAGTCTGGCCGCCGAGGCCCACGCTCTAGCGCAGTCCTCGTCTGAGCACCACGATCTCGAGATTGCTCAGCGAGCTGCCGAGATTTCCCTGCATCTTCGGCCCGACGTGCTGGCGCAGCGCCAGTTGCTCGCCGATGTCTTGATCCGCCGGGGCTACGGCAAGCGCGCCCTCGGGGTCTTGCAGCGGACGCACACGAGTGAGCCGGGGGTGTTGCTGTTGCGTGCGAGGGCCGCGCTGTTGACGGCGGAGCCCAAGGCGATCGAGCAGGCGCTCGAGCGGCTGCAGGGTCATGCCACGTCGCATCCCGACCGTGATCCGACAACGCAAGCGCTGTTGCTCCGACTGCGCGTGCAGTTGCGCAGCGCGCAGGGGGAGTCGGCCGATCACAAGCTGCTCCGCCAAGCGATCCGGCTCGCAAAACGGTCCCCTCGCAACCACGATGCCGCCTTGGCCTTGATCGAGGCCGCCCTGAGCGCGCATCGATTCGCGCTGGCCGAGCCTGTGCTCAAACGGCTGAGCCCCAATAGACCGCGTGACCCGCTCGTGGAGTACCTGCACGGGCGCGTGAAGCGCGCGCTGGGAGCTGTCGATGCTGCAGAGACCCACTTGCGCAAGGCGGTTGCGCTCGCGCCGGCGTATACGCAGGCCCGGCTTGCGCTCGGCGCGTTGCTCCTGGATCGAGGCGATTATCTCCAGGCCTATCGTGTGTACGAGGACGCGCCTGGGCAGGCACAGCGCTGGGTACTCGGCCGACTCGAAGCGCTGACCGGGCTCAAGCGTTTCGACGAAGCCGCGCGCGTGCTTGCCACGATCGCGGAGCCCTGGCGGGATAGACCCTATGTACGGGAGGCCACGGCGCGCTTCGAGCTCGCGCGCGGCAATCCGCGCAAGGTCGTCAAGATCCTGGCGCCGCTCACCAAGAGCGAGCAGGCAGCTGCCGGGGTCCTGTGCCTGCACGCGGACGCGTTGTACCGAATCGGCAAGGTGGATCCCGCGGGTGCGCTCTACGATCGTGCCCTTGGAAAGGACCCCGACTTTCCGGAGGCTTTGATCGGCCGGGCGCGTACCCATACACGTGCGGGCAGCGCCCGCCGCGCCCTCGCCCTGCTCGAACAGGCCGAGCAGAGCCTGAGAGGTCGTGTGCGCCCCAAGGCGGTCCTGGCGCAGCTGCTGACGCTGCGTGCCGAGACCTATCTCAAGGACAAGAGACTCACCGACGCTCGCGAATCGCTCGAAACGGCGCTCGGCCTCACGCTGCAGTCGCATGCCCCCGCCGAGGCCTATTTCTTCAGGGGAGAGCTGTTTGCGGCGACGAGAAGCCGGGGTGCGCGAGCCTCGTACCGGGAATACTTGCGCCGCGCTCCCAAGGGTCGTTTCGCTGCTCGCGCGCGCAAGGCGCTCAAGCCCCGCAAACGCAGAAGGCGTTGACGCAACAGACCCCACACGCGCAAGATTACACAGATGGGCCTGCGCTGGTTGCCAGCCGCGTGTCTGCTGATCGCTTGCGGAGCCGGGGCGACACCCGCATCGTCGCGAGCTACCCCATCCCCCAGAGCAGCCGCTGCGAGGCCGGCGGACGAGCCAGCCGCAATGACCCACATACAGGTCGAGGGCATCATGGGAACGATCCCCGAGCGCCTGATCGAGCAGCGCATGTCGGCCAGGCAAGCCCGCCTTGTGCGGTGTTTCCAATCGCGCATGCAGCAGCTCGAGTTCCTGGCGGGCTCGATGGAGCTCCATTTCCGGGTCGACTCGGAGGGGCGTGTCACGAGGGTAGGACCCCACCGTTCCACGGTCGGGGACCGCGAAACCGAGTTGTGCATGCTGGCCGTCGCGCAGAGCACCCGCTTTCCGCGGCCCAGCGGCGGGAACGCGGCCGAATTCACCTGGAGCTTCGAGGTCGAGGTGAGCGAGGACGTACGAGCTCCAGTGACCTGGCAGCAGGTACGGGTAAGCGACTCGATCAAGGAGCATCGCTCGGAGCTCTCCACCTGCCCTGGTTGTAGCGGCTGTGAGCTTACCGCGTACGTCGCCCCCGGCGGCCGGGTCATGGCAGTCGGCGCGGCCGCCCGGCGACCAATCGGTGAGCGCGCATTCGACTGCGTTGTACGCAGTGTCGCCTCCTGGAGGCTGCCGGACCCTGGTTCTTATCCAGCCAAGGTGACCTTCCGCCTCCCCTAGGAGGCGCTTTGCAGAAAGCCTTGCACGCGAGAAACGAGCGTGGCTGGATCCGCGGCCTTGTCGATGAAGCCGCTCGCGCCGCAGCTGCGCACCAGGCGCTCTGCCTGTTCCGGCGCGCGAGCCGAATACAGCACAAGTGGACAACTGTGTGAGGCGTCGCAGGTCCGAGCGATCTGGATCAGCTTGTCTCCCGTGATCGCGGGCAAATTCACATCAACCAGAGCAAGGTCGGGCTTTTCGGCCGTCATGATCTGGCTGAAAGCAAACGGGCTGCCGCTGCTGACCACCTGATGCCCCGCTTCCTCGAGCGCACGTCGGACGACACGTATGGCCGCGTCGCTATCGTCGATCACCAGGATCTTGGCCATGGCGGTGCCACCGGAGCAAGCCTAGCACGATCCAACGCGAGCCCCCACGCGATTTCGGCCACGGGAACCTGCCCACGTCGCAGGTCCCAAACGTCGCTGGCTGTGTTGCGCCTCCTCGAAATATCCCCAATATTCCTCGTCGTCGCGCCTTGCCGGCGACGCCCGGTCTGCTGCGATCTGCACAGGTTATTCGGTGGCGGAGCCTAACATCTGCGAGCGCTCGATCGGTGTTCGGCGCACGGGGTGCAGCCGTGCTTTGCTGTCGATCGTGGCCGGGCTCGTGAGCGCCGGCTGCCAGGACCGCGGCGCTACGGGCGGCTCGGCGGACGCAGCCGCCGTCGATGTTTCCGGCGACGCTGCAACGGTCCCAAACCCCGCGAGAATCTGTGGTGCTACCGCATGTCGCGTGAGCATGGAGCAGCGCGCACGGGGCTTGCGACCATGCTGCCGCGGCGATGAATGCGGTTGGAGCAGTTCTCTGATTCCCGAACCGCACTGCTACGAACCCCGCCGCAGAAGAGGTGGGGTCGACCTCAGCTGTCCGGACATCGAGCTGCCGGGATCGGTTATCTGGCGAGGCTGCTGCACGACGGGTGGGACCTGCGGGGGGCTCGACCTGCACACGGGACTTGGCTGCGTGGCTCAAGCGCAGCTCCCGCTTGCGAATCCACCGGCCGGCGGGGCTGCACCCCGCCGTTGCACCTACGACGCTCAGGCCACCTGTGAGGCGCTGGTCGAAGTGGTTTGCGACGGTCCGGAAGACTGCCCCGGCCAAGTCTGCTGCGGGCGCTCGCGCAGCAAACCGCAGGTGAGCTCCATCCAGTACGACAGGTTTGTTTGCTTGGATTCATGCGCCGGGGCCGCGGACCCCAGCGGCAACTACTTCGAAATGTGTCACCCGGGCGCACGTTGCAGCAACCCCGCTCATCGGTGCCTCGGAAGCTACTTCCTGCCGGATTTCTTGCACCGCTGCTTCGACAGCGGCCCGCAACCCAGCAGCGATGCGGGCAGCGGTGGGGGCGAGGTGCGGTGCGGCGAGCACGCGTGCCAGGTTGGCCACAAGTGCTGCCTTGCGAGCAACGGCATCGCGCGCGAAGGCCGAACCCAGTGGCAGTCTCACTGCGTGGCAAAGGACGTCGCGTGTGCCTGCCGGCCAACCGCGACCGTGTCCGATGGCGGGGGCGTTGCGGATGCCGCGGCTGCGGATGCGGCTACGGCGCCGGATGCCGGCGTCGACGCTGCCATCGATGCCGCCACCCAGGCCGGAGCCGACGCGGAGATCGACGCCCAACTCGATGCGGCAACCGGCGCTGGCTCCGACGCCAGCAGCGACGGCGCGCCCACCCAAGGCCAATAGGGCCCGCGATCGCGGCAAGACGGCAGGTGAGCGGGAGGGCAGTAGATCCGTACGTGAAAGTGATTGCGGTGACGATGGCCCCGGCGTGGCTCGCGCATCACCACACGTGCACGCCTGAGCACCCAAGCTGGGGCACGGCGTTGACGAGCCTCCGCGAGCAATCGACGCTTCAGGGCCCGCGAGACGAAGATATACTGCACGCTGGCGTCCGCATCGGTCAGCAGGCGCGACACGAGCTCCCAGTTGCGGGCGTCGTCGAAGCGCAGATGCCGATCGCGGCCTCGCCCAACCCCGCTGCGGCCGAATTCGACGAAGCGGCTGGCCTCGGCCGGGACCCCGTTCCGATCGTTCACGTAGAATCCGAGGTCCACGTCGCGACCGTTTTGGTGCGACTGGTGCCCGCCGATTTCCCCTCCGTAGCGCCGCGAGAGCTCTCCGACCGAAAGCCTGGCACCCGGCAGCCGAAAGGCCACGCCCCGGGCCACACGCTGCAGCAATCGCACGAGCTCCAGCGTCCCGTAGAAGTGGCCGCGATCCCTGTACTCGGCCACGTGTCGAACGTAGCGCGAGGGTCTGAGCGCGACCGCACCGAGCAGGGCTCCCTGCCAGGGAAACCCCAGGGAGCGGCTGGCAAGGCCGGCGGGGGCCGCCTCCGCCACACCACCCATACGTGCCAGCGCGTGCTGCGAAACCACCATCAGGACGCCAAGGATCCCCATGGCACCTGCAACCAGCAGCAGCGTCACCACTCGGGGACGAAACATGCCACCAACGTAAGCGGCACGTCGTCGCCGGGCCAAGTTTCTTGCCAGGGACGCGTTTGCTAGGCTTGGCGCGTGGGTCTGCTCTTGCGCTTCCTGGTACCGCGGATCGCAAGTGCGGTCCGGGTTCCGGAACCGGCCCCAGGGCTGGTGAGGACCGGCTCCGGAACCCGGATCGGCCACCAGTGCATCCGTGGACCCCTTGTCGATTCAGGCACAACAGCCCATAAACTCGGATCGAGTTTCCGGGCCGTTGTACTAGGCGCCTGCATGGCGCTCGGCTGCGGCGGCGTGGTGGCGCCTCCAGTATCCCAGCACGCGCCACAGGCAGCGCCGCACGATGGACGCGGCCTCGTGCAGTCGGTCTCCTCGCCAACCCGGCGGCGCAAGGCCCCAGCCGCCGATCCCCGGTCGCTGAACGCGGACGCCACCTTCCAGACCCTGGTGCAGGCTGCCCGCGCGATCGAAGCAGGAGCTCGGTCCAGCGCCGGCCGAGGCTGTCTGCTGCGCCGGGCAGCCCCTGGTGCTGCTGGGTTGCGTCTCGATGCCGAGCTTGCGGCTGCGGTGAACCCCATACCCGACCCTCCCTCCGACCTCGGCACGCGACTGCGGCGCCACCATGGCGGGGTGGGGGTGCTCACCCGCTGGGGGCTGATCGGCGAGTCAGACACCGGGCTGCTGCTGAGCGCGCTCACGCTGACCACGCCCCGAAGTCTGCGAGCGGTCCCGGTGGGACTCTTTCTCACGCCGGAAGGGATACACTTGCGAACGTCAAGTCAGGCCGGCTCGGGTGATGGCGGACCGATGGGAGCTCACGCGCTCGCAGCAAGACTGCTGGAGCTTGTCGCTCAGCAGCGAGTGACACTCTTCGTGACTGCCAATGCGGGCGTGCCAGCCGCTTCGCTGGCAGAGCTGCTGCGTCACCTGCCGCGAGCCATCCAGGACGTGGCCTTGGCCGTGACCTTGCCCCACGGAACCCGCCTGCCTCGCGCACCGCCGGCCGCTCCCAGCCCTCGCCTGAGTTGCCCCGAAGGCCTGCCCGAGCTCGATGCCAATCTTGATGCAGGCGAGCTCGACGTCGCGAGTGTGCGCCGGTTCGTCGTCCCGCTCGAGGCGAGCGCCCGCGCTTGCCTGAGCAGGGCGCGCGGCCAAGCGGCCGCAGGAGGCCGGGCGGTGGTGGCGCTGCGCGTGGGCGCTGACGGCCGCGTAAGCCACGCGTGCATGCTGGCACAGCAGAGCCAGGATCCCGCCCTGGCTGCCTGTTTGACAGACGCGGCCCGTCGGCTGACCTTTCCGCGGCCTGCTCCCGCCGGCAGCGTCGACATTCACCTGCCGCTAAAGCTCGTCCCGGGCTCATTCCAGCGCCAGCAACCCTTGTGCGAAACGTAACTGTTCAGGCCCCTGTCAGTCGGGTTTTCAGGCGGTTTTCCGGGCGAGCGCGCCCGCAGGAATCGCCCGAGGAGTACTTGTGGGCTGCGGTTGGAATCAGCTGCGGCGCAGGGCGAGGACGAGGACGAAAGCTGTCCAGAAAACCGCCTGGGAAGGCGCCATGCAAGCGTGGTCACCCCGTGAACAATTACTGCGAAACTGCATCGTCAAACCTGCACCGCCTCTCGCCCGGGCCCGCGGATCTCGCAGGGTTCGCTCGTAGGGTTCGAGCAGGGTTCGGCAGATTCCAGTTTGTCCGCGAGTAGTGTACAAGAGTAAGGGCCCGTCCAAGAATGATTCAATCGGCTGCGGCCGTGCAGGGCGGCGCGCGGCTGGCGGCCAACAGGCCGGCGAATCGCCGTCGCAACGGTTGAGCTGTTTCAAGTAGAGCTGTTTCGAGGAGGTTTCACGGAGATAGTCGCGAGGCGTTCGTTGCTGCGGCCGCCTCCAGGAGCGTGCGAATCACGTGAGGAATCGATGTTGCAGGAAACCTGCCGGTATGAGTACGTACGCTTTGGTGTTGAAGAGCAATCGGGCATCGCCCGCCTGACTCTGAGCCGACCCAAGAAGCTCAACAGCTTCAATCGGCAGATGGCGCAGGAGTTTCTCGGTGCGCTGGAGCGTTGCTCCCACAGCGCTGTGCGCACACTGCTCGTTACGGGCTCGGACCGTGCCTTTAGCGCAGGCCAGGATCTCGAGGATGTACTCGACGCGGATGGCAAGCCCGGCGTGGATTTGGCCGGCGTCGTAGCGACGCAGTGGGTCCCGATGCTGCGCGCGATCGGCGCGCTGGAAAAGCCGGTGATCTGCGCTGTCAACGGCGTCGCGGCCGGCGCCGGAGCAAACCTGGCATTGGCATGCGACTTCGTGCTGGCAGCAGAAACCGCGGTGTTCGTACAGTCGTTCGCGAAGATCGGGCTGATTCCCGATTGCGGCGGCAGCTTCTTGCTGCCACGGCTGGTGGGCCTCGCGCGAGCCAAGGCCATGGTGATGCTCGCCAACGAGGTGAGCGCCGTGGAAGCCGAGCGCATCGGTCTTATCTACCGAGCAGTGCCGGCCCCACACCTGCTCCCGGAAAGCGAGAAGCTTGCCGCTCGACTCGCCAGCGCGCCCACCACGGGCTTGGGTCTGACGAAACGCCTCTTCAACCAGTCGCTCCACAACGACCTCGAGCGGCAGCTGGCGCTCGAGGCCACGCTGCAGGGCGAGGCCGGTCGTAGCCACGACTACAAGGAAGGCGTGGCCGCGTTTCTAGAAAAGCGCAAACCCACCTTCACGGGCCGGTGAGACACTCCATGCAACACTTCACGCAACGTGGTGCCCCCGAGGACAAAGCCCTTCGGAGCTCGACCCCCGCGCCCGTTCTCGTGCTCGGCGCAGGCGCCATGGGAACGGGGATCGCGCAGATCGCGGCGACGCATGGCCACACGACCTACCTCTACGACACGCACGGGCAGGCGCTTGCGCGCGCTCGCACCACCCTGAACAAGGTCCTCGGCCGCCA is from Pseudomonadota bacterium and encodes:
- a CDS encoding tetratricopeptide repeat protein, which translates into the protein MTRGSGEQTAGNLDARLLRFRSNWRAEDAVRLASDLLAAGRIRDARQVARANPRVEGSEAKLLVLQGRAYYEEQELARAQTSLIEAARRDPTYAPAYRWLGQVLLRRGDPDRAERVLSRACSLDPADEQAGELRRRAGRLAGLTRTSEPATRAAEDDREMDTTAVGRYSRSRPSTTGETPEQASVARLSEPSVASPIRMAGDALRTRHDQLPAKTPDTLRHAISNEPSPSEDEFPGARNKLPASEHPAQDTPRPVRDTPQPASLHPSSAARLPARANGAYQHVAGETETLELAPDADAFREVIQPRSTLRVLLAWIAVAGVIAGIAYWSWLQRRELVELAGLVAPQPEGQPVAGSMPAAPPAASPAAPPAAPTPPPAAKRVPPDVPPVAAGEARQAWQDARRLREAGQLEDALIALERAAEYEGQGRLDAESLAAEAHALAQSSSEHHDLEIAQRAAEISLHLRPDVLAQRQLLADVLIRRGYGKRALGVLQRTHTSEPGVLLLRARAALLTAEPKAIEQALERLQGHATSHPDRDPTTQALLLRLRVQLRSAQGESADHKLLRQAIRLAKRSPRNHDAALALIEAALSAHRFALAEPVLKRLSPNRPRDPLVEYLHGRVKRALGAVDAAETHLRKAVALAPAYTQARLALGALLLDRGDYLQAYRVYEDAPGQAQRWVLGRLEALTGLKRFDEAARVLATIAEPWRDRPYVREATARFELARGNPRKVVKILAPLTKSEQAAAGVLCLHADALYRIGKVDPAGALYDRALGKDPDFPEALIGRARTHTRAGSARRALALLEQAEQSLRGRVRPKAVLAQLLTLRAETYLKDKRLTDARESLETALGLTLQSHAPAEAYFFRGELFAATRSRGARASYREYLRRAPKGRFAARARKALKPRKRRRR
- a CDS encoding AgmX/PglI C-terminal domain-containing protein, coding for MTHIQVEGIMGTIPERLIEQRMSARQARLVRCFQSRMQQLEFLAGSMELHFRVDSEGRVTRVGPHRSTVGDRETELCMLAVAQSTRFPRPSGGNAAEFTWSFEVEVSEDVRAPVTWQQVRVSDSIKEHRSELSTCPGCSGCELTAYVAPGGRVMAVGAAARRPIGERAFDCVVRSVASWRLPDPGSYPAKVTFRLP
- a CDS encoding response regulator, translated to MAKILVIDDSDAAIRVVRRALEEAGHQVVSSGSPFAFSQIMTAEKPDLALVDVNLPAITGDKLIQIARTCDASHSCPLVLYSARAPEQAERLVRSCGASGFIDKAADPATLVSRVQGFLQSAS
- a CDS encoding penicillin-insensitive murein endopeptidase, producing the protein MFRPRVVTLLLVAGAMGILGVLMVVSQHALARMGGVAEAAPAGLASRSLGFPWQGALLGAVALRPSRYVRHVAEYRDRGHFYGTLELVRLLQRVARGVAFRLPGARLSVGELSRRYGGEIGGHQSHQNGRDVDLGFYVNDRNGVPAEASRFVEFGRSGVGRGRDRHLRFDDARNWELVSRLLTDADASVQYIFVSRALKRRLLAEARQRRAPAWVLRRARVVMREPRRGHRHRNHFHVRIYCPPAHLPSCRDRGPYWPWVGAPSLLASEPAPVAASSWASISASAPAWVAASMAASTPASGAVAASAAAASATPPPSDTVAVGRQAHATSFATQ
- a CDS encoding enoyl-CoA hydratase-related protein; translation: MLQETCRYEYVRFGVEEQSGIARLTLSRPKKLNSFNRQMAQEFLGALERCSHSAVRTLLVTGSDRAFSAGQDLEDVLDADGKPGVDLAGVVATQWVPMLRAIGALEKPVICAVNGVAAGAGANLALACDFVLAAETAVFVQSFAKIGLIPDCGGSFLLPRLVGLARAKAMVMLANEVSAVEAERIGLIYRAVPAPHLLPESEKLAARLASAPTTGLGLTKRLFNQSLHNDLERQLALEATLQGEAGRSHDYKEGVAAFLEKRKPTFTGR